A genomic window from Nicotiana sylvestris chromosome 11, ASM39365v2, whole genome shotgun sequence includes:
- the LOC104226644 gene encoding lysM domain receptor-like kinase 4, whose protein sequence is MGCSTTSEGWSMEGLCACVKVSSHGWLWQPLEGKGDGQTWELGGFEILEKKKKGSPGTRYTCTSLNDSCQTFLIYRTNQDFTTISDVSYLFGFSPDVLLTLNNVTSSSQILEIGREVIVPIQCSCLGESFQANISYHSPTNTKFDDVACGVFEGLVKSITLLEENISKKTNISDVNYDIKAGTELLMPLKCACPGKVFDVGLKYLITYPFISGDDTGKVSEKFNISIEDIWGANHLSFNPTVFSNTTILVPLRGEPSINFSIHDSDSPTPGFLPTQMIEKSSKNLKLKKLYISVSAVGFFLFAATLVACGLYIRAIRKFKAEKNRSSIHKSSVTSGSTPRNSPPTTTRSSTNSCLSPDLLAVIKYSLGEYNIDELKRATDNFSEGTKISDNVYKGCVDNAEVLIKKIRFEDTKQVIDVHSRINHVNIVNLRGVCYGEDDISGSYLVFEYSSNGTLRDCLSNSLASLSWHKRTQIAFDIARGLHYLHFCTIPPYTHMNINSKNIFLTPNWRAKLAVFGAKAVIGTTNKIGSIGSLGGWIAPEHLVHGLVSEKVDIFAFGVVLVELISGKEDVDGNFLRYSITFLRGEANEGGCFEQLKFFIDPCLREDYPLAEALCLVVLAKACIEDDPLHRPSMDDIIKVLARMV, encoded by the exons ATGGGTTGTTCGACGACTAGCGAAGGGTGGTCGATGGAGGGGTTGTGCGCTTGTGTGAAGGTGAGCAGCCATGGTTGGCTATGGCAGCCATTAGAGGGGAAGGGTGACGGGCAGACATGGGAGTTGGGTGGTTTTgagattttggagaagaagaagaaagg TTCTCCAGGTACAAGATATACTTGTACTTCTCTAAATGATTCTTGTCAAACATTCTTGATCTATAGAACTAATCAAGATTTCACAACAATATCTGATGTTTCTTACTTGTTTGGTTTTTCTCCTGATGTACTACTCACCTTAAACAATGTCACTTCGTCGTCACAGATTCTTGAAATTGGTAGAGAGGTAATTGTTCCAATTCAATGTTCTTGTTTAGGTGAATCCTTTCAAGCTAATATTAGCTACCATTCACCTACAAACACAAAATTCGACGACGTTGCTTGTGGAGTTTTTGAAGGTTTAGTTAAATCCATTACACTTTTGGAGGAAAATATATCCAAGAAAACCAATATTTCTGATGTCAATTATGATATCAAAGCTGGTACAGAGTTGCTAATGCCTTTGAAATGTGCATGTCCTGGTAAAGTTTTTGATGTTGGATTAAAGTACCTTATCACATACCCTTTTATTTCAGGAGATGATACAGGAAAAGTAAGTGAAAAATTCAATATTTCTATTGAAGATATATGGGGTGCTAACCATTTAAGTTTTAATCCCACTGTATtttcaaatacaacaattttagTTCCCTTGAGAGGAGAACCCTCTATTAATTTCAGCATACATGATTCTGATTCTCCTACTCCTGGTTTTTTACCAACACAAATGATAGAAAAATCATCCAAAAACCTGAAACTAAAGAAACTTTACATTTCAGTGTCAGCTGTTGGTTTTTTCCTGTTTGCTGCAACTTTAGTTGCTTGTGGTTTATATATAAGGGCCATAAGGAAATTCAAGGCAGAGAAAAATCGTTCTTCGATACATAAAAGCTCTGTTACTTCAGGTTCAACACCAAGAAATTCCCCTCCAACGACTACTAGAAGTTCCACGAATTCGTGCTTATCACCTGATTTACTTGCAGTAATAAAGTACTCTTTGGGGGAGTACAACATAGATGAATTGAAAAGAGCGACGGATAATTTTAGTGAAGGAACTAAGATAAGTGACAATGTATACAAGGGTTGTGTTGATAATGCTGAAGTATTGATCAAGAAAATAAGATTTGAGGACACAAAACAAGTAATTGATGTACACTCAAGAATCAATCATGTCAATATTGTTAACCTTCGAGGTGTTTGTTATGGCGAGGATGACATTTCAGGATCTTATCTTGTGTTTGAATATTCATCAAATGGAACATTAAGGGATTGTTTGTCAAACTCCTTAGCTTCTCTTAGTTGGCATAAAAGAACTCAAATTGCCTTTGACATTGCCAGAGGGTTACATTACTTGCACTTTTGCACTATTCCACCTTATACACACATGAACATAAATAGCAAAAATATCTTCTTGACTCCGAATTGGAGGGCAAAGCTTGCTGTTTTTGGAGCGAAGGCTGTCATTGGAACGACGAATAAAATTGGAAGTATTGGAAGTCTTGGGGGCTGGATTGCCCCCGAGCATCTAGTACATGGCTTAGTGTCTGAAAAAGTGGACATTTTTGCATTCGGGGTAGTATTAGTCGAGCTGATATCGGGAAAAGAAGATGTTGATGGGAATTTTTTGAGGTATTCAATTACATTTTTGAGAGGGGAAGCTAATGAAGGAGGATGCTTCGAACAGTTGAAATTTTTCATTGATCCATGCCTTAGGGAAGATTACCCTTTAGCAGAAGCATTATGTTTAGTTGTTTTAGCTAAAGCTTGTATTGAAGATGATCCTCTTCATAGGCCATCTATGGATGATATAATTAAAGTTCTTGCTAGAATGGtatga